The following DNA comes from Miscanthus floridulus cultivar M001 chromosome 5, ASM1932011v1, whole genome shotgun sequence.
tttgtttgtatttgacaaactttatccgatcatggactaactaggcttaaaagattcgtctcgtgatttacaaccaaactgtgcaattagttacttTTTTTATCTAAATTTAATGTTCTATAtatacgtccaaaaattgatgtgatggagagagagtgaaaaaacttagaatttgaggTAATCTAAACCAGACCTAAGTATCGACCGATGGAGAAGTCCGTGTGCACTGATTGAGCTACGCAGCAGTGACTCAAGCGGTAAAAAGGCAAATAAAGAACATTCTCGCGGAAAAAGGCCAGGAAACTTTTTatataaaaacaaaagaaaagggaCACTCTTGTAGTAGGCCCGGTCCGGTTGGCCCACATGAAAAAGGCCAGGAAACATTCCGACACTAGCCCAGCAGTAGGTTGGCAGGCGCTAGGGCAGTCGGAGAGAGTCAGAGCCTAGGCCCTGCTTggtttagcccttgtttagttcctgaaaacttttcccaaaaagtgctacagtacccatcacatcgaattttacgatacgtgtatggagcattaaatataaacgaaaaaaactaattgcacaatttggttggaaattacgagacgaacgttttgagtctaattagtccatgattgaacactaattgccaaataaaaacgaaagtgctacagtagcccaaaatcccaaatttcgcgaactaaacaagggcttatacGGTGTCTCCTAAAAATGTCTGTTACATCATGGAATTTTGAATACAtttataaagtattaaatatagactaattataaaattaattacacaatttgtgactaatttgcgagacgaatctgttaagcctaattaatctatgattgGACAACGTTGTgccacagtaaacatgtgctaatgacagattaattaggcttaaaaaatcgtcttgcaaattagcctccatctatgtaattgattttgtaattaatctatatttaatactccttattagtatctaaatattcgatgtgacatgaattttaggagcgactaaagaaccaaacacccctcctgtttggttcctacagtgcctcctaaaatttctgtcacatcgaatatttggacacatgcatggagtattaaatatagactaattacgaaactaattatacaACTTTCGACTAATttgcgaaacgaatcttttaagcctaattaggccatgatttgacaacgtggtgctacagtaacatgtgctaatgatagattaattagacttaaaaaaacatctcgtaaattagcctccatctatgtaattggtttttataattaatctatatttaatactcattaatatctaaatatttgatgtgatataAATTTTAAGAGCAACTaatcaaccaaacaccccctcggTCAGTCAATCGTCAGCCGATTCCCCATTTCCTACCTTTCTCGCCCCGACGCCGCCAGCCACCAGCCGCCAGCCCCCACCAAGCGTACCACTCataatgaaagaaatagaagcattgtgttttttattttttttcaagaaCAACTCTTATTAAATATATAGAACATAAATAGAATACAAAATACAAATCAACTAATCTGATTTTGGGTAGATATTGTTTCATATGTATAGAGggtttttatttttatatatttggattttttatatttttatatagtAAATTAATCAAATAATATATGGACTAAAGAAAAACTACTTCTTCAGGTTCTAGataaaaaattaataaaaaaaggattttttttcaattttttaaataaaaaataaatcatGTATATATCTATCAAGCAACCTTTTAGTAGGCGTTCTTGATAGGCCCGGGGAATCTAATTGATTATAGAAACATGAGTTTAATTAATCGATTTATTAGTGaataaagaaaaatattattcagacAAATAAATAGACTAACTTTGAAGCAACAACAATTAATTACTCTTGCTATAAAACAAACTCGTATTTTATCTTTCTTACCTTTTGGTAACTATAAGAATGAGAAGCAATTTCATGGTTCCAGCACAGACTTGTATCAGATTCCTCCCTCCACCGCCATCTACTACCAACGCTGCacagcccgccgccgccgcagtctTCTTCCCGGCCCCCGGATCCAGTCCCAGTGAGGACCGCAATAGTCAGCTCCCGGAGGATATCCGGCGCACAATCGTCTCCAAGCTACCAGTCAAAGACGGAGGGGCCACCGTCGTGCTTTCCTCTAGCTGGCGCTCGATCTGGTCCTCGATCCCGCTCGTCCTCGACGATGCCCAGCTCCGGCCCGCCGGAGTGGACGGACATATCGAGGACCTATCAAGagacgtggtctgggacaaggtCACGGCTATCCTTCGAAGCCACCCGGCCCCCTTCCGCTCGGTCCGCCTCACCTCGTCCCCGACGAGTTCCCTCAGGGCGTGGCTCCGGATCATGGCCGCCAAGGGCGTTAAGGAGCTCGTTGTCCTCAACTGTGAGTGGCCGACAGCCATGATGGTCCTCTCGGTCGAGCTCCTCCGGTGAGAATCCCTAAAACGCCTGCACCTTGCGCTTTCCCAAATGCCGCACACCTAACCGTGCCCAGCAGGGCCGCCAGGCCGGGGCACCGGCGCGCTGTTCATTTTCCCAATCTGGAGGAGCTCGTCCTGTGCCACGCCTTCGTGCCAGAAACTGACATCGGTGACTTCCTCACCGGCTGCCCCGTCCTCAAGATGCTCGCTTTCATCGAAGGCTGCAGGGTGCCGCCCTACATCGACGTCCTCTGCCCTAGGCTCAAATGCTTGCTGCTCTGGCAGTTCAAGCCGTTGAAGCTCACCGTGGACGCGCCGCGCGTTGAGCGTGTCATTCTGTGGCGAACCAACCAGTTCTTCATCCCTCCACGGACGAGGATACTAATAAGACGAGCCCCCAACCTTCGGATTCTTGGCTACCTGCATCCCAAACTCCATGTCCTCGAGAGCCGGAACATGGTCATCAAGGTACGGCATACATCGTGAAGCAAGGAGTTGCTATTCAGCCCACAGGATCATCGGTTTAGATGAGTGAATCACTTATTGGTCTTACCAAGCACCCACTAGTGTTGTCGAGCACCTACTAGCTAAGCCGATAACGAACCAGCGTTGtctgtccccacacactatggttaGAGGTTAAAAAAGAGGGAGAACAGAACATATACACATAATATAAGACACCAgcattggccgaagccctgtatgggATATGACAAatatgaactctctttactgagttgccattgtaatctatttatacaactctatcaatctagtcctagtacagcgaacatgctgcaacagtaattagataacacagcaggactgacttctgcgcatGTCCCtgtatgtggctacagtgcgacaggtgagccgttcggcgcctgcctctacaacggctacagtaccacagcagggagccttttttGCGccaccttcccttgctgtgtgttcacacaaggaagcactagattattctaacaattcttcccctaatcctactgctatcccttgtaccccctccatgccgatcatctccttcagctccgtgagtcgaagacgtccgagccgcttggtgaggacgtccgcgagttaccGACCAGTTtcaacgaactcgatgacgatctgccctccatcgacacagtccctgaggaagtggaacttcacgtcgatgtgtttctCCGGTCGtgtagaaccggattcttcgcgaggacgATGGTggactggttgtccaccatcagtgttggtgggtgagcttccacgccggtcagctcatccagcagccggcgtagccacataacttagcacgccgctgtggccgttgctacgtactctgcctcacacgtagatagcgccaccaccttctatttcagcgacagccatgaaattaggGCCGAcacgaggaagacgagcacgctagaGGCGCTCTgttgtccgtcgatgtcccccgccatatcTGCATCACTggacacagtgagctgcagcctactacTGCCGGTCTTAGGAaagatgatcccttgatccaccgtccccttgacgtagcgcagtagccgcttcaccgtagcctagtgatcctctctgggatcctccatgaagcgactgacgtagcccacggcgaacgcagtGTCcgacctcatgtggactaggcagcgcagaccgccgacgatgctccggtagagtgttgcatccaccttcgccgtggtgctggccttcgtcagcttcagccgctcctccattggagtcacgcatggcttgcactcagccatgctactcctctccaacagcttgaaggcatacgcgctctgaccgagcgtgagttcctccttctccTATCTCACCTTGataccgaggtagtaggagagtatgccaagatcgctcattcgaaaatgagccaccatcttGCGTTTGAAGccattgatgtcctccgtgcgcgcgccggtgacgatcaagtcgtccacatacacgccgacgatgagctcctcccatcgccgcgtgtagagcgtaTGCTTGGTTGCACACCGTTGAAACCCAAGcttgcccagcgtggcgtcaagcttggagttccatgctcgtggggcttgccatagcccatagagcgccttgcgcagtcagagcaccctgtgctcctctcccttgatggcgaaactTGGAGGTTGCCTAACGAAGACCGTCTTCGCCAGCTCACCGTTGATGAGGGCCGATttaacatccaagtgatggatgcgccagtcctttgctgctgccaaggctagtagcaaacggaccgactccatgcacactactggcgcaaagacctcaTCGAAGTCTGTGCCCttgcgctgaacaaagcctcgggcgacgacgCGCGCTTTGTTCTTGACAATGGTGCCGAGCTCATCccacttgaccttgtacacccacttcagactGATCGAACGGTATCCTAGAGGTGCATCGACGAGCTACCACATCTCatttttcctcgatcgccttcatctcctccagcatcgctcgTCGCCAGTTTCTGTCCGGCTTGACCAGCGCGAACGTAgatggttcctctacactgacgagcagcagctctacgtcattgagcagccgactaactagtcctgagggtcctgtgccgccgacgatgtcgtccagcctacggaaccgcacctcctcaccttcgtggaaggcatccacgaactcagtgatgtcacttaggGGTGAGGCGAACTCAATCAGTGTTGACGGAGTTTCCTGTTCTGccagagtgctcggcacagcaccttgagtgctcggcactacttctggacaaCTCGTCATTACTCctgtagtgctcggcaccactgtaggagtgctcagcctcagtcttggagtggtcagcaccactgcaagacctcttggtTCCGCCATGGGAGTTCTCGGCACCCGTTTTGGAGTGATTGCCACCACTACAGAACCTCTCAGTTCCACTCCTagtgtgctcggcatccctccaagagtgctcggcactcctcctggagtgctcggtatccctcccgaagtgctcggcactgccccaggagtgctcggctctaccgctggagtgctcgacacccctcctggagtgctcggcacctcttccctagcgtctccaccacctggatgaccaggtgctcgaagatgaaggtgctggtgaagtcgCCAGCTTCCCCTGTGCTCGGACTGGTCCAGTCCCAAGCCATGTTCTGGTCGAACATGACATCACACGacacaagcaccttgtctccgtgTGGGTCGTAGAGctagtacgccttggtaccctctgcgtagcctaggaacaccatgggtcTGCTGTAACACCCCTGATATTACGAactcgtttagcaccgcgatttaagcctaagtaaaatttttgaaatgagtttctcgaatttttgatttaaaGCGTACTTGACGTGATGAGTGAATCCTGTGCGACTTAATTTTGCGGACTCAAATAAACGGCCACGTTAAaatactcagtgcgtaaagatactTAGGATTTGTCGACGACGATGCTAGCGAAAGGTGGTTCTGTTAAATTAAGTATGAAAAGCAActcttataaataaaataaagtccattaataaatagaacgatgtatatatatatatatatatatatatatatatatatatatatatatatatatatatatatatatatatatatatatatatactcacgggttcattttgataagcacgaactgacgagaaagagagcgcagTAGCTTCGCTTATTTTTCCTGGCGTGCTACGTACTCACCTAGCATGCTATTGATCGTTGTCTCATTCTCGTTGTGGCTTAGCAATTGCAAAGTCTTCTCATCTGTCCGCATCCTTGCTCTTCGGTCTTTGCGTTTACTTCTTTGCTTGTCTCTGCTACCGTGATCTTATCCATGTCCGCCTCTGCTTGTCCTTGTCGCCTCAGCTACGCTAAGCCATCCAGCTCCGCCGCTCAAATCAAGTTTCTGCATCGTTGCTGCACCGTCCTGTCGTGTTGTGATTCACCGACCGGACCACGTGCTCGGACAGGTTTGCTCAGGACTCCTCGTCCTTTTTTCTCTGCGCCGTGTCTTCTCAACTTCATGCGCGCGCACAGGCATGCCACTGCCAGCCGCATGGTGCCATGCTGCCCTGCCCCACCCTTGTCCCTCTTTTGTCACCCACGTAGCAGAGTATTGTCTCATCTCGTGCAGCTAGCACTGCAATCCGCCACGGGCGCGCTGCAATTCAAGCATCGCATCAGACGCAGAGAGAGCTCCACAGCTGGCAGCAGTGACCACCATTGCTCCTCCCACTGTTGACTGGGATATTTTTGCCCACACGCCACACCCTGTGGTCTCACTGTGTGGCCCTCAACCTGACCACCTTTATGAACGAACGCAACGCAGTACTGCAGTGGCTTATGTGTGTTCGGTAGGTGCATGAGAGATGCCATTGTATCTTCTCTCAGGCATTAATAGGAACAAATCAGAGGCAATTCTTATCCAATCATTCAGTCGCTCTCTCCTTCTCCGTCCGTCAGCAGGTGCCTCCACTCGATGTTGTTCACTGCTGTTTCTGCTCGGATCCAAGCTGACTGCAGCGAGGTCCCTCGTCACCTGTGCTAGCTCGGTGATCCCATGGGCTGCTTCTCCGCACGACGCTGAGCTACTCCGCCTTGCCACGCTCCTCCTCACCACCGCGCTGGGCCTGCTGCGCAGCCGCGCTGCTCCTCCCGGTCTGCTCTGGGCAGCTGCCATCCGTCGCGCGCTCGTGGTCCCGCAGCGCCGTCCCTCCCACCCCCGCTGCTCGGCCATCATGTGCGAGCGTGCGAAGCCCCACGGCCGTTGCTCTCGCGCGCTGTGTCTTCCCGGCAAGCCGCGACCACCGCGCCCTGGAGCACCGTCATGTCGTGCCCACTCGGCACCCCGGCGTCCATGCAGCTCCACCTCACCGCGCTGCTCCACTACGTTGCCAGTGCCGCAGCTGCCCGCCTGGCCGACGCCACCATGGCGCCGTTGCTGCCGCCACGGCTCACGCGGGCAGGCTGCCTAGGGTCGTCTCGGATCGTGCCATGGCCAGCCGTGGTCGCGTGGGTTTCCGTGCCCCTCCCAGGCGCCTTCTTCGCCGTGCTTGGCCGCCGTGCCCACTTGCCGCGCCATCAGccgcctgggccggcctgctgcctACGCTGTGGACCGGCTTGGCTGGGCCACGAACGTGACTGGGCCGCTGCTGAGCGCTGGGCTAGCCGGCTGCTCACCCGCGCGCCTCGCTGGGCCAGCCTACCATAACTTGCTGGGCCACTGCCCCGCTCCCGGTTTGCCATCGCTGCTTGGGCCACGCGCGCTTACGGGCCGCCCGCTGTCTGTGCACTGATTGGGCCGAGGTCGGGCCGTCGGCCTCTTTGATTTCTAGGGCGATTTCTCGTTTAGCTTATAAGATAAATTTGtaaaatccaaataaaatagtataggaatccaaaaatggtggaaccagttttgttgagttcctaaaatcctgCTCTACATGCTGGTataatttgttcacatagttggataatattcttaggaagctatataattaattagagataattaatattACGAAAAGGTAAACTGGTAGGGATtggtatggtaaattggtaatagtgttgaatcgGAAATTTgcacagtaggctcctagcaatattaggtattcaCTGTAAATTTTATAGCTCCGGAACAATTAGTTTGCTAAAGAGATAATggtgtcctattgcgaataatgattaaatcgatagcaTGGGATAAAGAAACGACTTGGGTTTATGTAACGAAAATAATTGTTGGAAAATAGCGTCTTATCCGACAATgtatatatgtagcctaagtacggttgtcgttagaactagcccgttaactcgagaggcatACGTCGtattatacgagtcacgattgtagtcaattaattatatctttgcatggcattacattgcatatcataatagggacgtcgatggatcacggagtcatcggaagttgctggaggaatggtgcttttggagatcatgtcgccatgatggaaagctaacttctgattatatttttcccagacaagccccggtgcataacccctactttctgcagtttaaattatatttgtgcattaagttttaaggagttgaatggaacccacttgcatacacatctttattcctatgagtcttactagtatgacaggatcgtgtagattgctatgctacaggactccggtagaagtcgagtgattgcctgtcactcgcgagagataggaaatatattattggattactatcacttggaaaatatgaaaatggtggaaaggaaaatggtgaccgggcagggatatggtttgggtattggtgggtgtaagaagttgtgtcgccgcggaggcgggtcatagcttggttacactatttctccctgtctggtcgattaaggaccgatcgtgcatatgactctaggcaggtcacagacttattatcccgagcacatacttgtgtatgggcgcttggaaagcttgttgctctcttgtcgcgaatccagctctttccagaccgactgctagggtttgtttttggtggaggaggtccttgcaccgcactgagtccgggacttaggggcgggggcttggagtcccagtttggacggggacctagacacccgagacaggagagtgatgggttggtcctgcttgtgcctggggtacaagcggggcgtgtgttttcggggtacccagctgggggcattgattcgcgaatcaccgggaaatccggtacggcttgtctacggtttagcatcgtagtaagaactgaagatgaaagatggaaaaggaaatctgattgcttaccgcttgcttgaaagtagcacaggtgcttacatagaatggttagttaatgaaccaatgcggctattaataaagaaccgaatataaggacgcacgcttagtaatgctttctgcaaatacaacccacaaaccagatagccttgcatatccttggagtcttttctttcctcctatcgggtaagtcttgctgagtacaattgagtactcagggttttattccccctgttgcaggtaataggtggacgcttgagccgacctttatgtgtggatacctcttggtgggctcagcgaggattctttTACACTGCGATCGTAGTCTTtctttataactctcactaaatgcttttataaaAGAAAGTTTTACAAGCTGTTGTCATAGTTGCTATATATCAATAatccatcatgtcattaataggtatttatttccgctgtaactcggttcacatgtttctattccgctgttaaattaaattatttataactctgataatatgatttcattccgctgttatattaataaatattatactctgatgttgcattaaaagcgatgtaagaaatggttacgaatgatgtaagctttattctctcatttgtgatcctggtggcaaaaatgtggattttcgggttctcccttggggtgtgtccgacggaaccgagtaatttagtgttctccctcgagtgcttagtgtctaatggaagacaagcactcctatgaggcattagattaggcggttctgccacaggtggtatcagagcgtaaatgaggaaataaggcttcgaaaaccttttctaaacaaaaatttgacaacccattgttgcaaaaagttaggacatttatatgcgaagttatataagtagccctattactatggttatgtatccaggatagatggcactttgctaacttaggtagacttaatcaagtttctgcaggtacactgactcgagcatagtctgatagtatcggctagttacagagagagaacgatgtgccaaaactcggagaacggttgccctatatgtggcaacagtgaaaggacgtataggacgtgcattcatgcatatcctgcctatgcattgtagtactcgtattacttgcagatacaccatccataggtgtcacgcgtgacgtattgtgcatgactgacccgtcctgttctagagttaggtctgaactgtggcttcgtgtttcgcgttcgcctgtggttcacgccggtcatgacccacgtctccccgtacccctttctgtgctcttgtcggacccttgccctgcagtcgtactagtcagtaatggcatcgcacgtcgctcgcctcgaactcgtggaatttggtcgatccgccATAGTGATATCGCGTgggaaccctagtgaaccgcgCTAGGACACTGAACGCtccacctttataagtagagcctggcttagccattggtaccaccactcggcacactttagctcgcttagcttttcctttgagccagcttttcgctcagccttccttgcaaccaccgccaaagatggcaggagcctgggttagtacctactgcctgaacgttgagggttttcccagaatcctgcatgccaccctgcaaaagctcggagtcaatgatcatcctgagtatgagggccgtgagtatgaggagcatggcaccgagcggtgtgaggttaccgtctacatcgggaagagtgaagagttccccgacatcactgaagcctggagtgtgaccgcaaccgggtttcacttcgtcgacacctaccaggttgtggcctgcaaagccttgcggtacctctgccaaatctatgaggagcccattgctcatacccccatgtggttctttcctcctttggacaagaatcggcgagcatggagggcccgcatggaggctttgcaagggcgagatgtgcaagaggacagtcccaccatggtgcatttgaccatgtacctgcttgctctggatgagtagtacgaccgtcaagccttAGAGCTAAGGGCGTGCCTTCGgcacgccgaggaagccgagatcttcaaccgaatgctccaggtgcagctcgccgatgcGCATGCCAGCGCTGT
Coding sequences within:
- the LOC136454836 gene encoding F-box/LRR-repeat protein At3g26922-like: MRSNFMVPAQTCIRFLPPPPSTTNAAQPAAAAVFFPAPGSSPSEDRNSQLPEDIRRTIVSKLPVKDGGATVVLSSSWRSIWSSIPLVLDDAQLRPAGVDGHIEDLSRDVVWDKVTAILRSHPAPFRSVRLTSSPTSSLRAWLRIMAAKGVKELVVLNCEWPTAMMVLSVELLRAARPGHRRAVHFPNLEELVLCHAFVPETDIGDFLTGCPVLKMLAFIEGCRVPPYIDVLCPRLKCLLLWQFKPLKLTVDAPRVERVILWRTNQFFIPPRTRILIRRAPNLRILGYLHPKLHVLESRNMVIKVRHTS